The Arthrobacter burdickii genomic interval TTCCCGCCCACGGGGACTCCCGCCGGCGGCTCGCCCAGCCAGTGCGCCTCCCCGTTCCGGGTGGTCAGCGTTGCGCGCGAACGGGAGCCGATGAAGGAGTAGCGCGACCAGACACCTCCGACGGCGGCGGATTCCATGAGGAACGTCCCGGGCTGCCCGGCGGCGAGCTTGCGGTAGATGCCGATCGGCGTGTGCGCGTCGGCGAGGACCTTGAGGTGCACGGGCACGACGCGCCGGGCCTGGGCCAGTTCGCGGAATTCCTCGAGTGTGGGGCGGATGGTGCCCAGCTGCTGCATGGAGTCAGAGTCCTTCTGCGTCGGTTCGGCTCGCGGTCACGGCAGGCAGGGCCCGGCCGTCGAAGCATGTGCGTGTGCCGGTGTGGCAGGCCGCGCCCTCCTGGTCGACCGTGACGAGCAGGGCGTCGCCGTCGCAGTCGAGGGCCACCCCCTTCACCCACTGCCGGTAGCCGGACGTGTCGCCCTTCCGCCAGTATTCGGAGCGGGACCGCGAGTAGAACGTCACCCGGCCGCTGGTCAGCGTGCGCCGGAGTGCCTCCTCGTCCATCCAGCCCAGCATCAGCACCTCGAGTGTGTCGTACTGCTGCACGACGGCGGCGACCAGCCCGGCGTCGTCCTTCTTGAGGGCGTCGGCGATGGCCGGATCGAGGAGCGGCAGCTCCCCTGCAGGGCTCCGGGGCGAGGAGGTGGAAGGGTCGTTCGGGGAGAAGGTGGAGGAAGGCATCACCTGTGATTCTAGTGCCGTCCCCGTCGCCGCGCGGCGCGCCCGCCCCGTCCCCGGCACGACATGCTAGTTTCAGCAGCTATGCACTACGTAGCCCCGTCCCGCGAGGTCCTGGCCGAAACACTTCTGGCAGCCGGCCACGACGCGCCCACCCTGTGTGAGGGCTGGCTGACGCGCGACCTTGCAGCGCACCTCTACCTGCGCGAGCACAACCCGGCCATGGGACTGGGGCTCATCCCGAAGCTGGCAGGTTTCACGGAGCGGCTCGTCCGGGAGACGGCGGAACGTGCGGCCTCGCCCGCGGGCTACGAAGCGCTCGTGGACCGCTTCCGGGCCGGACCGCCCGCGCTCTCGCCGATGCGCGTCGGCGCCGTCGACAGGAGCGCCAACCTCATCGAGTACTTCGTGCACACCGAGGACGTCCGCCGTGCCACCACGCGGT includes:
- the hisI gene encoding phosphoribosyl-AMP cyclohydrolase; the encoded protein is MPSSTFSPNDPSTSSPRSPAGELPLLDPAIADALKKDDAGLVAAVVQQYDTLEVLMLGWMDEEALRRTLTSGRVTFYSRSRSEYWRKGDTSGYRQWVKGVALDCDGDALLVTVDQEGAACHTGTRTCFDGRALPAVTASRTDAEGL
- a CDS encoding TIGR03085 family metal-binding protein; amino-acid sequence: MHYVAPSREVLAETLLAAGHDAPTLCEGWLTRDLAAHLYLREHNPAMGLGLIPKLAGFTERLVRETAERAASPAGYEALVDRFRAGPPALSPMRVGAVDRSANLIEYFVHTEDVRRATTRWAPRALDEDYADALWEELLKRAALLYRGADLGIVLVRPGGPRHVAKRAPVSVAIIGDPGELLLHAHGRRQQALVTFEGQPDAVALLETADVGP